From the genome of Bifidobacterium asteroides, one region includes:
- the atpA gene encoding F0F1 ATP synthase subunit alpha — MAEMTIDPAVVRKALDQFVESYKPTDTPTQEVGYVRTAGDGIAHVVGLPGCMANELLTFEDGTLGLAFNLDAREIGVVILGDFAGVEEGQEVHRTGEVLSVPVGDGYLGRTVNPLGEPIDGLGEIKSEGRRILEAQAPDVMHRHPVDEPLATGIKAIDAMTPIGRGQRQLIIGDRQTGKTAIAIDTIINQKRNWESGDPKKQVRCIYVAIGQKGTTIASVRSSLEEAGAMEYTTIVASPASDSAGFKYIAPYTGSAIGQHWMYGGKHVLIVFDDLSKQAEAYRSISLLLRRPPGREAYPGDVFYLHSRLLERCAKLSDDLGGGSMTGLPIIETKANDVSAYIPTNVISITDGQIFLQSDLFNANQRPAVDVGISVSRVGGAAQTKALKKVSSTLKISLAQYRSLQSFAMFASDLDAASKAQLTRGARLTELLKQPQFTPYSMEKQVVSVWVGTHGKLDDLDLEDVLPFESGLLDYLDHNTDILKTIRDTEDFTDDTEKALDKAVDEFAKTFVTHKGQTLDGHEADQDQEQPVAVQQEKLVADGKSGSKARKR, encoded by the coding sequence ATGGCAGAAATGACCATTGATCCCGCCGTGGTGCGCAAGGCACTCGACCAATTTGTCGAGTCCTACAAGCCGACGGACACCCCCACCCAGGAGGTGGGTTACGTTCGTACGGCCGGTGACGGCATTGCGCATGTGGTGGGACTGCCTGGTTGCATGGCCAACGAGCTGCTGACCTTCGAGGACGGCACGCTTGGTCTGGCTTTCAACCTGGACGCCCGAGAGATCGGCGTGGTCATCCTGGGCGACTTCGCAGGTGTCGAAGAGGGCCAGGAAGTCCACAGGACCGGCGAGGTGCTTTCGGTGCCCGTCGGCGACGGCTATCTGGGGCGTACGGTCAACCCCCTGGGCGAGCCCATCGACGGCCTGGGCGAAATCAAGAGCGAGGGCCGCAGAATCCTGGAGGCTCAGGCTCCTGATGTCATGCATCGGCATCCCGTTGACGAGCCCCTGGCTACCGGCATCAAGGCCATTGACGCCATGACACCTATCGGCCGCGGTCAGCGCCAGCTGATCATCGGCGACCGGCAGACCGGCAAGACGGCCATCGCCATCGACACCATCATCAACCAGAAGCGCAACTGGGAGTCAGGAGACCCCAAGAAGCAGGTGCGGTGCATTTACGTGGCCATCGGTCAGAAGGGCACCACCATCGCCTCGGTCCGTTCCTCTCTGGAAGAGGCCGGCGCCATGGAGTACACCACCATCGTGGCCTCCCCGGCTTCCGACTCCGCAGGCTTCAAGTACATAGCCCCCTACACCGGTTCGGCCATTGGACAGCATTGGATGTACGGCGGCAAGCACGTCCTGATTGTCTTCGACGACCTGAGCAAGCAGGCTGAGGCCTACCGGTCCATCTCCCTGCTGCTGCGTCGTCCGCCGGGGCGCGAGGCTTATCCTGGCGATGTCTTCTACCTGCATTCGCGTCTGCTGGAGCGCTGCGCGAAGCTCTCCGATGACCTGGGAGGCGGATCCATGACCGGTCTGCCCATTATCGAGACCAAGGCCAACGACGTTTCGGCCTACATTCCGACCAATGTGATCTCCATCACCGACGGCCAGATCTTCCTGCAGTCCGATCTGTTCAATGCCAACCAGCGTCCCGCTGTGGATGTGGGCATCTCCGTCTCCCGCGTGGGTGGCGCCGCACAGACCAAGGCTCTCAAGAAGGTCTCCTCGACCCTGAAGATTTCGCTGGCCCAGTACCGCTCTCTGCAGTCCTTCGCCATGTTCGCCTCTGATCTGGATGCGGCCTCCAAGGCCCAGCTGACCCGTGGTGCCAGGCTGACCGAGCTGCTCAAGCAGCCACAGTTCACGCCTTATTCCATGGAGAAGCAGGTCGTCTCCGTCTGGGTAGGCACCCACGGCAAGCTGGATGATTTGGACCTGGAGGACGTGCTGCCCTTCGAATCCGGGCTCCTGGACTACCTGGACCACAACACCGACATCCTCAAGACCATCCGCGACACGGAGGACTTCACAGACGATACCGAGAAGGCCCTGGACAAGGCCGTGGATGAGTTCGCCAAGACCTTCGTGACTCACAAAGGCCAGACTCTGGACGGTCACGAGGCCGATCAGGATCAGGAGCAGCCGGTGGCCGTCCAGCAGGAGAAGCTGGTAGCCGATGGCAAGAGCGGCAGCAAGGCCAGGAAGCGGTAG
- a CDS encoding F0F1 ATP synthase subunit delta has translation MRGETSLSSDKETRAKYAPLLKSKGKDALRVAMELYTFVTLLDANRPLERALTDPSRPAEDKWQVIDTILAGKADPLTVDILHDLTDHQWSRVGHIANAAEDISVDAAAYYTDALDITNQVAGELAEIHSALLGMPLVLFRLSDEYSDSKARADLLRTLLDGQHMQPVTEQMALSATIDLRGRRFPDTIVWLVDRFSEHMDQAMVTVTTAVSMKDEQVSRLQEVYGRKLGKPVHINSVVDPSVLGGMKVQYGSVSTDGTVATQLKHLKRRMAVAG, from the coding sequence ATGCGAGGAGAGACTTCGCTGAGCTCCGACAAGGAGACCAGGGCCAAGTATGCCCCTTTGCTGAAGAGCAAGGGAAAGGACGCCCTCCGCGTGGCCATGGAGCTCTATACCTTCGTGACCCTGCTCGATGCCAACAGGCCCCTGGAGCGTGCGCTGACTGACCCCTCACGTCCGGCTGAGGACAAGTGGCAGGTGATCGACACCATCCTGGCTGGCAAGGCCGATCCGCTGACCGTGGATATCCTCCATGACTTGACTGATCATCAGTGGAGCCGTGTGGGGCACATTGCCAACGCGGCCGAGGACATTTCAGTGGATGCCGCCGCTTATTACACCGATGCTCTGGACATCACCAACCAGGTGGCCGGCGAGCTGGCTGAGATCCATTCGGCCCTGCTCGGGATGCCTCTGGTGCTCTTCCGGCTATCGGACGAGTACAGTGATTCCAAAGCCCGGGCCGACCTACTCAGGACGCTCCTTGACGGGCAGCATATGCAGCCGGTCACAGAGCAGATGGCCCTGAGCGCCACCATTGATTTGCGCGGACGACGCTTCCCTGACACCATCGTTTGGTTGGTGGACCGCTTCTCTGAGCACATGGACCAGGCCATGGTCACCGTCACCACGGCGGTCTCCATGAAGGACGAGCAGGTCAGCCGCCTGCAGGAGGTCTACGGGCGCAAGCTGGGCAAGCCAGTCCACATCAACTCGGTGGTCGACCCCTCGGTCCTAGGCGGCATGAAGGTTCAGTACGGCTCGGTCTCCACCGACGGAACGGTGGCCACCCAGCTGAAGCACCTGAAGCGGCGGATGGCCGTGGCAGGATGA